The genomic DNA AATCAGCTTATCAGGTCGATGCTGCGGATGCTCTCGATTATGTTGCCGGCTACATGATCGGCAACGATGTCTCTGCTCGCGACTGGCAGAAAGGGCGCCCGGGCGGTCAATGGATGCTTGGAAAATCTCCGGATACCTTTGCTCCAATTGGTCCCTATGTAGTGACATGCGAAGAAGTTGGCGATCCTCATCAATTGAGTATCTCGCTGACTCTCAATGGCGAAACAATGCAGCAGAGTTCGACCACCGAACTGATCTTCGGTATCGACAAAATCATCGCTCATCTCACTCAGATTATGACCCTGCAACCGGGCGATCTCATTTTCACTGGCACCCCTTCCGGCGTCGGCGATGCCCGCAAGCCTCCCGTCTACTTGAAAGACGGCGATACGGTCGAAGTCACCATCGAAAAACTGGGAAGCCTGCAGAATACGGTCGTGAGCTGATGGCCCCATACCTTATTGAACATTGCAATGCTTGGTCCAACTTGCTTACCTAAGTGAGTCCCTGG from Rubinisphaera italica includes the following:
- a CDS encoding fumarylacetoacetate hydrolase family protein, coding for MKLTMLESAGELKVVGVELSESQTQFIDLCAVDDSLPNCLFGILREGVLDRATRAFQGGLAQKKFIEGKIKAPITKPEKIICIGLNYGDHARETKAEIPSEPVCFGKYANTIIGPGDSIRLPAVSQRVDYEAELVVVIGKSAYQVDAADALDYVAGYMIGNDVSARDWQKGRPGGQWMLGKSPDTFAPIGPYVVTCEEVGDPHQLSISLTLNGETMQQSSTTELIFGIDKIIAHLTQIMTLQPGDLIFTGTPSGVGDARKPPVYLKDGDTVEVTIEKLGSLQNTVVS